One window of Phycisphaeraceae bacterium genomic DNA carries:
- a CDS encoding S9 family peptidase codes for MIRLSFLLSCLWVTVSLGQFAPPKAEKIPHETPIHGVVLHDDYFWLRQRENPKVMDLLKSERAYCDQVMAHTTERQQVLYDEMLERIEQTDMSVPYREGDFLYYDRTEEGKPYKIYCRKPYPEGSGEEQIIFDANKAAEGHRNFRVGVIDISPDGRMAAIATDLNGEEKYTITIRDLRGDTDLPEKLVDVSGDVAWAADGRTIFYTTLDEAHRPYKLFRHLVATDPAGDALIYHEKDDAFFLSVELSRSQKFILINSSSKDTSEWRFLNARLAQNKPTIIQPREKGHEYSVDHHENRFLILTNDGAPNFRLVEAPISSPGMESWRELLPGKSDVLLESIEAFKYYLVVVYRQGGLPHIGIRSYTGLSKDIPTTEPSYVIAPEHNPEYDVKHFRYTYTSPITPSSIYTIDMDSGDTKLLKQQPVIGYDPSLYEVELQQVKAADGQLVPLTIAYKKGLVRTGNSPALLSGYSAYGFSAWPSFSNAEVSLLDRGFVLAEAHSRGGSDKGRSWYEDGKLMHKKNTFSDFISCAEYLIANQYTSPEHLAIRGGSAGGLLMGAVATMRPDLFEVVIAEVPFVDVINTMLDRTLPLTVTEYDEWGNPETDKAAFDYIRSYSPYDNTRPAKYPNMLLTGGLNDPRVSYWEPAKWAQRLRENNSGSNEILFKVELDAGHGHMADRYAALHQEAFVQAFILDRLHVPEPQDLVKKVEDRKKKKK; via the coding sequence ATGATCCGACTCTCATTTCTGCTTTCGTGTCTGTGGGTAACAGTGTCGCTCGGCCAGTTCGCTCCGCCGAAGGCAGAGAAGATTCCGCACGAGACACCGATCCATGGCGTGGTGCTTCACGACGACTATTTCTGGCTGCGCCAGCGCGAAAACCCAAAGGTGATGGATCTGCTGAAGTCCGAGCGGGCGTACTGCGACCAGGTCATGGCGCACACGACCGAGCGCCAGCAGGTGCTCTACGACGAAATGCTCGAGCGGATCGAGCAGACGGACATGTCGGTCCCGTATCGCGAAGGCGATTTTCTTTACTACGACCGCACCGAAGAAGGCAAGCCGTACAAGATCTATTGCAGAAAGCCTTATCCGGAAGGATCGGGCGAAGAGCAGATCATCTTCGACGCGAACAAGGCCGCGGAGGGGCACCGCAACTTCCGCGTGGGCGTCATTGACATCTCGCCGGACGGCCGGATGGCCGCGATCGCGACAGACCTCAACGGCGAAGAGAAGTACACGATCACGATCCGCGATCTGCGGGGCGATACCGATTTGCCCGAGAAGCTGGTCGATGTCTCGGGCGATGTCGCGTGGGCCGCGGACGGACGGACGATCTTCTATACGACGCTCGACGAAGCGCACAGGCCGTACAAGCTCTTTCGGCATCTTGTCGCGACGGACCCCGCGGGGGATGCGCTGATCTATCACGAGAAGGACGACGCGTTTTTTCTCAGCGTCGAACTCTCGCGCAGCCAGAAGTTCATCCTGATCAATTCATCGAGCAAAGACACGAGCGAGTGGCGGTTCTTGAACGCCCGTCTTGCGCAGAACAAGCCGACGATCATCCAGCCGCGCGAGAAGGGGCACGAATACTCGGTCGATCATCACGAGAATCGGTTCTTGATCCTGACCAACGACGGCGCGCCGAATTTCCGTCTTGTCGAGGCGCCGATTTCTTCGCCGGGAATGGAATCGTGGCGCGAGCTCCTCCCGGGCAAGAGCGATGTCCTGCTCGAAAGCATCGAGGCGTTCAAGTACTACCTTGTCGTCGTCTACCGTCAGGGCGGCTTGCCCCACATCGGAATCCGGAGCTACACCGGATTGAGCAAGGACATCCCGACAACCGAACCCTCATACGTCATCGCCCCGGAACACAACCCGGAATACGACGTCAAGCACTTCCGTTACACGTACACCTCGCCGATCACGCCGTCCTCGATCTACACGATCGATATGGATTCAGGCGATACCAAGTTGCTCAAGCAGCAGCCCGTCATCGGGTACGATCCCTCGCTCTACGAGGTCGAGCTGCAGCAAGTAAAGGCCGCTGACGGGCAACTCGTGCCGCTGACGATCGCGTACAAAAAAGGGCTCGTGCGCACCGGAAACAGCCCCGCGCTTCTTTCGGGTTATTCCGCGTACGGGTTCTCCGCCTGGCCGTCGTTCTCGAACGCGGAAGTCTCGTTGCTGGATCGCGGCTTTGTCCTGGCCGAGGCGCATTCACGCGGCGGCAGCGACAAGGGCCGCTCGTGGTACGAAGACGGCAAGCTCATGCACAAGAAGAACACCTTCAGCGATTTCATCTCATGTGCCGAGTATCTCATCGCAAATCAGTACACCTCGCCCGAGCATCTCGCGATCCGCGGCGGATCTGCGGGTGGTCTGCTCATGGGCGCCGTCGCGACCATGCGCCCCGATCTCTTTGAAGTCGTCATCGCGGAAGTCCCGTTTGTGGATGTGATAAACACGATGCTCGATCGGACGCTGCCGCTGACCGTGACCGAATACGACGAGTGGGGGAATCCGGAAACGGACAAGGCGGCGTTCGACTACATTCGCAGTTACTCGCCTTACGACAACACGCGCCCGGCCAAGTATCCGAACATGCTGCTCACCGGCGGGCTCAATGACCCGCGCGTCAGTTATTGGGAGCCGGCGAAATGGGCACAAAGACTCCGGGAGAACAACTCCGGTTCGAACGAAATTCTCTTCAAGGTCGAACTCGACGCCGGGCACGGCCACATGGCGGATCGGTATGCCGCGCTCCACCAGGAAGCATTCGTGCAGGCCTTCATCCTGGATCGGCTGCATGTGCCCGAGCCCCAGGACCTCGTCAAGAAGGTGGAAGATCGCAAGAAGAAAAAGAAGTGA
- a CDS encoding pirin family protein translates to MIRIREANTRGHTKWGWLDSWHSFSFGRYIDRANTNFRTLRVINDDFVAGGGGFEPHPHEDMEIISYIVDGRLAHKDWMGDDGTHAHESGAGSVQVMSAGTGVTHSEFNPSKTEAMRLLQIWIFPDKEGHKPSYAQRDVPDSEKRDKLALLVSGRSGSAPLKIHQDANLYATLLSPGKSVSHRLASGRGAYVQVVNGSVDLNGHELKTGDGASIENEGEINLTGKTPSEVLLFDLA, encoded by the coding sequence ATGATCAGGATTCGAGAAGCAAACACACGCGGCCACACGAAGTGGGGCTGGCTGGACTCATGGCACTCTTTCAGCTTTGGCCGCTACATCGACCGGGCGAATACCAATTTCCGCACGCTTCGCGTGATCAACGACGACTTCGTCGCCGGCGGCGGCGGATTCGAACCCCACCCGCACGAGGACATGGAGATCATCTCCTACATCGTGGACGGGCGGCTCGCCCACAAAGATTGGATGGGTGACGACGGGACACACGCCCACGAGAGCGGCGCTGGCAGCGTGCAGGTCATGTCCGCTGGAACCGGCGTGACTCACAGCGAGTTCAATCCGTCGAAGACCGAGGCGATGCGCCTTCTGCAGATCTGGATTTTCCCCGACAAGGAAGGTCACAAACCCTCGTACGCACAGCGCGACGTTCCCGACTCAGAAAAACGCGACAAGCTCGCGCTCCTGGTTTCGGGGCGGTCGGGGAGCGCGCCGCTCAAAATTCATCAGGATGCGAACCTGTACGCGACTCTTCTTTCACCGGGGAAGAGCGTTTCGCACCGACTTGCTTCCGGACGCGGCGCGTATGTGCAGGTCGTCAACGGCTCGGTCGATCTGAACGGGCACGAATTGAAAACGGGCGACGGCGCATCCATCGAGAACGAAGGCGAGATCAACCTGACCGGCAAGACACCTTCCGAAGTTCTGCTCTTTGATCTGGCCTGA
- a CDS encoding glycosyltransferase produces the protein MNHAPSNLETQLIADALVVVMGRTHSLRYWAQTGTLDRELALYWALASGYRKLFLVTATGDEDQKLADRAGFNAEIVAVDAADSASLTRAIDRISNGINSATVVTDDLLAGQAPISIAARLRLAGVQTALVARGASIPSRFLAHDPGGDSREASDAAALESRLLRCCDLVIGTTESMVDDLCWRNSLNAMRSAVVPGHVLTPRELTEVTRAKNHILYCGPLISRKRVDILLRAVSMLPDPLCREVTIEIVGEGDQGQALRGLASELGVNAIFQGWISHARVLESMSKCTLYVDASALENQPRALLDAMSTGAPIVVADIRGLRDLVQTGVTGIRVQPEPEAFAQTIEGLLQDEDWRQTLGAGAARFIHSQLTIEHVAPRHLVAHSLAHASARARPNPVSRLSEIRLLVCDFDGVFTDNRVLTNQDGSEAVFCSRGDGMGLDMLRKSGMPIFVLSKEINPVVGARCRKLKLDFLQGIEDKLPALQKLAGDRGLSARQIAYIGNDTNDLGPLSWVGLPVLVADVHADVLPRLNRSDALVLSHDGGKGALREFCDLLVAHRSQ, from the coding sequence ATGAATCACGCGCCTTCCAACCTCGAAACCCAATTGATTGCCGACGCCCTTGTCGTTGTGATGGGCCGGACTCACTCCCTCCGCTACTGGGCCCAGACAGGAACGCTCGATCGCGAACTCGCGCTCTACTGGGCGCTCGCTTCCGGTTACCGCAAGCTTTTTCTCGTGACCGCGACCGGCGACGAAGATCAGAAACTCGCAGATCGCGCCGGGTTCAACGCCGAGATTGTCGCGGTTGACGCCGCGGACAGTGCGAGCCTGACTCGGGCCATCGATCGCATCTCGAACGGAATCAACTCCGCGACGGTTGTGACCGACGACCTCTTGGCCGGCCAGGCTCCGATCTCGATCGCGGCGCGGCTTCGGCTTGCCGGCGTGCAGACCGCGCTGGTCGCACGCGGCGCGTCGATTCCTTCGCGCTTTCTCGCACACGATCCGGGTGGCGATTCCAGAGAAGCTTCCGATGCCGCGGCATTGGAATCGCGTCTCCTCCGCTGCTGCGACCTTGTTATCGGCACGACCGAATCCATGGTCGACGACCTGTGCTGGCGCAATTCGCTCAACGCGATGCGCAGCGCCGTGGTGCCGGGCCATGTGCTCACCCCCCGCGAACTCACCGAGGTAACGCGCGCAAAGAACCACATTCTCTATTGCGGCCCGCTGATCTCCCGCAAGCGCGTGGACATTCTGCTTCGCGCGGTGTCGATGCTCCCCGATCCGTTGTGCCGCGAGGTAACGATCGAAATCGTCGGCGAGGGCGATCAGGGGCAGGCCCTGCGTGGGCTCGCGAGCGAATTGGGCGTGAACGCGATTTTTCAAGGTTGGATCAGCCACGCGCGCGTGCTGGAATCGATGTCGAAGTGCACGCTCTATGTCGATGCTTCCGCGCTCGAGAATCAGCCGCGTGCGCTGCTCGATGCCATGAGCACCGGCGCGCCGATTGTCGTCGCCGATATCCGGGGCTTGCGCGATCTTGTGCAGACCGGCGTGACCGGAATCCGCGTGCAGCCCGAGCCCGAAGCCTTCGCGCAGACGATCGAGGGCCTGCTTCAGGACGAAGACTGGAGACAGACGCTCGGCGCCGGCGCGGCCCGGTTTATTCACTCCCAGCTCACGATCGAACACGTCGCGCCGCGCCATCTCGTGGCACACTCTCTCGCGCACGCCAGCGCCCGCGCCCGTCCCAATCCGGTCTCCCGCCTCTCCGAAATCCGCCTTCTCGTCTGCGATTTTGACGGCGTTTTCACCGACAACCGCGTCCTCACGAATCAAGACGGATCCGAAGCGGTCTTCTGCTCGCGGGGAGACGGCATGGGGCTTGATATGCTCCGCAAATCCGGCATGCCGATCTTCGTGCTGAGCAAAGAAATCAACCCGGTTGTCGGCGCGCGCTGCCGCAAACTCAAGCTCGACTTCCTCCAGGGGATCGAGGACAAACTCCCGGCGCTCCAAAAACTCGCGGGCGATCGCGGCCTCTCTGCCCGCCAGATCGCGTACATCGGAAACGACACCAACGACCTCGGCCCGCTTTCGTGGGTCGGCCTTCCCGTTCTCGTGGCCGATGTCCACGCGGACGTCCTGCCGCGCCTCAATCGTTCGGACGCGCTCGTTCTCTCTCACGATGGCGGCAAAGGCGCGCTCCGGGAATTCTGCGATCTGCTCGTCGCACACCGGTCGCAATAA